Part of the Nicotiana sylvestris chromosome 2, ASM39365v2, whole genome shotgun sequence genome, TTAGCTAGGATGTCTCAAGCTATGTTTGTAGAAGCAGGAAATAAGGTGTTCAAAGATCGAGGGAATGACAGTAGTATAAGGACAGTAGCGGGAGGTGATCGACCTATTAATGGTACAGGTGAACAAGCTGATAATGCAGCAGGATACAAAGCTATTATTGTGAATGAGAAGGGGCAGGAACATGTAAGTACTGAGGCCTTGGAGTGTGCTGATGCTACAGCCTATAAGGCTGTGAATATGGAAAATTCAGCTGCAGGTGTACAGGCTAATACTGGAGCTTTGAAACCTACAACTCCTTTGAAACATACTGCTGGGACTCTAGAAAATAGTAATGATCGAGCTGttacttcaaaaaaaaaattggtgtGGAAACTACTGTTGAGGTAAACCATGTAGATGTTATGGAGTTGGAATATGCAGCTTCAACAGGGTATAAAGTGTTGAATGTACAAACTAAACAACTTCAAGTCTCAGCTGCGGGGATGGCTAACATTGCTAATAACCAACTAAAGGTAGCAGGGGAAGGACATAGTGGTGTAGGTGCACATTCGGAGTCTACTACTGCATTGAAAACAACTGTTGATCGTGTTGCTGCACTGGTTGAACCAGTTGAGAAATCAACAGCAGCAGGTACAACTCCTGTAGATGTATCTACTGCTGTTTTAGTTCCAGCTGAAATTGTTTCAACACCTACTGATGCTGGACAAGATACAAAGGAAGCTGGGCAGCAAATTAGTAAGAATAACTGGACAACGGTTTCCAGCAAAAAAAACACTCCAAATAGAAAAAAATGATGCAGGCTGAGAAGATTTCGAGAAATTGTGCGAATCCTTTCAATGCACTAGCCAACGTGAATGACTACCATGAGAAGATTGGGAACACAATATCCTTAAATGATGGTTCTTTTAACCAATAAATAGTCCCAATTTCAAGCAGTAACAAGGGAGGCAGAACCAGCAACCAGTTGGCTAAGGTTTCTGGAGAGCGACAAAATGCTATAAATAGCAGTGTAGCAGAAGTGTCAAAGGGAGAGCTTGTACCAAGGTCCAGCACTCCTACGATTCTTTTTTCCAGTTCACAAGTGGAAAACATTATCAAACAGGCCCAGGCAGAAATGGTAATGAACACCACCTTGGTTAAACAACCAATGGTGACTTTGAACACATCCGTGTTTGATGTCCCTTATCAGTTAGTAGAGTCTTTTGGGGAGTTCAAAGGTGAATCTGGGCAGCTTGTCCTGTCAACTGGGAACAACAATGAGGTTATCCAACAAAAGATAaaggaaatggctatcaattctaagCGGTGGCGTGAACAACAAGAGGAGGATGATGAAGAGGATTGGGGTGATGGGTTTGCTGGCTATTCATCTGAAGAAGGTGAGCAGGAGATTGATCAGGAGAGTGCAGGTGAGGAGATCGATCCTCCAATAAAGCCAAAGCCTTATGAGGCAACAACATCAAGTCCCACGACCAAATTGAACATTCATGCTCCTATTTTCATCCCCAGAAATTCTCCTACTGTTGCTATGCCAGATGCAACAGCTGGAAGGTTGGTTAGCGCTGCGGAAACATGTGCCAAGCAGGCCACTCCAGGTGTTAATACAAGTCAAATTGTGATTACACCAACACTTAAAATGTAGCAGCAACAAAATGATCTGCACGCCTCAACTAGTATGCATACTGGTGATCGCACAGCAGCAACAAAACCAAATTCTGGGCAGCGGCAACTCACAACAACTACTCCAATTATTTCGGTTGAGGAGAGACAACTACTGGATGCAATTGTAAGTACTGCTTCTCTACGTTCTTTAAGTCATACAATCTCTCGCACTGGTCGTGGGAATGTGAGCAAGAACAAATcataaaaacaacaacaaagtacGGCAAATATGGTTCCTGCACAAGCTGGAAATACATTGATGACTCAAGGTGTTTCTCAACACATGCCAAATCCAATTTTGGTAGGTAGAGATATATATGAAGAAGGGGAGGAAGATGATATCTTAAATCAATGCCGGGCAGAGGCATCAAGAAAAGGTGACCTATCACCTATGCAtagtgaaaaaataaaaaaggcaCATACAAGAAAAAATAGTTGGAACGACAAGGTCAGtaattttttaaatgttaggcgacctccaatgagagttgtcaaacaaaagaaggctGCCCCAACTACCTCAACGAGGTCCaaccgttcaaaaaagaaatgaTGATTTTTGAATACTTTTTGAACACGGTTGAGGAAAATAACAAAGAACTGCAAATTGAAGATTTTACATGTTTGGAAAAGAAGGGACATGAACCAAATTGGTACTTCATTCTATTATACCACTTTATTTAGTattctcatttgtaatatcatcacagagtatgttataaactctgtgatgatcattgaatatttggtactctccagttcttattttttacatgcgtGCTAGTAGGTGCGGCCTTTTcattgcctcaataggattagtaaggtaaggtttagcccggtttgagttgtcttggtcctatgcctttggaaaaatatccacacggctatgagattatatgccctcgtgagactttgtcggcagctacaccatgaatcctctacatgtgGCTACCATCATAACGCAATGTGAGGCGCataggagtgattatatagccaaggcatataggtaacaataccggtgctattgtcccccttatttgtactgttcctaattgttgtattttctgttcttttttcttttttttattaataaaaaaatagccctaggcgcttgcctaacggattgctaaaaaaaataaaaatatacacaaTGTAGACACAATTTCTAcaaatacagaaaaataaaaaataggtaTAGTCATGAtaatgaaaatagattttttaactaaaaaaaaagagaaaaaattgtAAATACTAAAATTTTACCTTCTTCTCTAGTGACTGTTTCGGTATGTTTTTAGGAGATTTTTGAACCTTCTTCCTTTTTGAAGGTTTGACAGTAGGAGAAACTTTGACTTTTTTTTTGTAGGTTTCGGGATAATTTCTTCTTCGACGAAATCATCATCACGAGCAATTTCTTTGCCCTTCCGCTTTACTGATTTAGCAGATGTCGAAGCTTCACCAGCGTCCCTGTCATGCTTGAATTTTGTTCGCACATCTGCCCTAGCTTCACGAGGGGAAAGCTTGGACTTTATCTCTGGTTTTGCATGTGTCGATTCCACTATTTTTTTGGGTGAATCCTATGAGAAAATATCCAAATCAAAAGTAGGAATATCACCAACACTAGCTTTTTTAGGATTATTCTTTGGAAATCCTTTCTTCTTCATCATAAGGGAAGGAAATTTTAAGCTGTTACTAATTTCGTAGGTTTTTGAGAGAGAAATCAGAAAGTTTGAGAGAGATTATAAAAGATTTTTGAACAACAATGGAAGAGAGCGTTAATGGAGGGAGAGAGTATCAGAATCGTGGGGGTATGGACAGAGAAACATGGGAGGAGTGAGTTATGTACGTTAGCGAGACTATAGGAGTTAATTGATTCTCATTTAATTCCTAAAATttatataattggtaaattatatatgcatatgtaattaaattgaaacttgagtagggagggtaataaagtttcaaatagtgtataggaaggtaaaaatcccttatttttttcttaaaactcCGTGCCTTGTCAAACAGGTTCACGTAAATTGAAATAGAGGAATCATTAGGTTTTCTAGTCCATTATTGACAACAATATAGTCCATATACAGTTTTTTCCCTTCAAATTTAATTAGCAAATAGTAGTAAATATTTATACTCATTCCTTATCGAGTAATACGGATATTCCTTATTTTTTCCAATAAAAGACCCACACCACACGTAGCACGATTTATTTCCGGATTTGCCCCCTCCATGTTATTCACGTTCAGTGTCATTAGAAGAAGCAAAATAACCAATTCGTTTCTTTTGTTGTTCCATATTCGTTGCTTCTTTGCTTCACGCTTATAGAATTCCCCTCCCTTTTGCTCTATATATAATCCTCCTTTCGTAACACTAAATTATTCATTCATCAAAGTTAGAAGAAAAGCTGGTGACGATCGACCTCTATTGGCATATACAAATATAAAGTTTCAGTACTGAGTATTATATATAAATCAATGGCAGTACCAGTAGTAGATGCGGAGTATAGGAACGAGATAGAGAAAGCACGAATTGAGCTTCAAAATCTTATAGTCAGCAAAAAGTACAGTGCTCGTGATCTGCTTCGTTTAGCGTACGCTTGCCAATTCTCTATTTCTTCTGCCGCCAATTCTCATATTGATGATGCAGGAAGTAGTACATCTAGTACTGATGCTAAAATAAAGACTCAAGCTGCCAATAATGATCTCAGAACAGCAATTGGTGAGCTTCATTTTTAGCCTTTAATGCCAAATTTATAGTATTCTCGTTGATAAAATCAATTTTTAGTGCAATGGTTGTTGCTTAATTGATTTCAGTTTGAAGTGTGTAACCATTTCATTTAAAAGTTTAAGCTGTTAGAGATCACACTTTTTTTGTTAGAGAGGACCTTTGTGTGCTATAATGTCACGGGGAAGTACGTAACCATCTCATCTAAAATCTTGCTAGAGAGAAaacatttttttatatttaattatGTCGTATATGAACACTTTTGCCTGCTCGTGGATCCTTGCAGCTATTAGTTTATGTTTCGTTATGCTTACCTTTACGGAGTTTTCATTTGAAGATGAAAAGTTGATCATTCGATTCTATTCGAAAATCCCCTTGGGATtagcaagttttttttttttttttttttttttttgaaaaacaaaagttTATCCGTGGAGGGCATGAGAAGAGGTAGAgagcgacctaagaagtatttgagagaggtgatcaggcaggatatggcgaggcttcagatttccgaggacatgacacttgataggaagatgtggaggtcgagtattgaGGTTATAGGtcaggaggtagttgagtcttgcctttGTATTTTTGCGAGACTAGTCTggtaggtttttatttatttattattattttatttgctATTTCGCTTTTCAGTACCGGACATATTTACTAGCTATGCTTTCCATCTTTCTTctggatttcatgttgttcctattCTTCATATAATTTCTGTagtgatactaatattgtctccttttgtctttttcttttcttgagccgagggcctttcggaaacaacctctctgctctttagggtaggggtaaggtgtgCGTACATGCTACCCTCCCCAGTCCctactagtgggattttactgggttgttgtttgTCCAAAGATAAACCAGGTGGTTCTTTTGCTAATACTAACTTATAATTAATTAATGCCTTATATATATTTTATCTGGAGTGCAGAAAATATCAAGGTCAATCACCCCACAATAACTTATCCTGACCTCTATCAGGTGAGATACTTGTTATGTTGATAATTTATAGTCCATTTTGGAGAAGGAAGGGAGCCTTAGAGCAACAATCAAGTTGTCTCAGTGTGATTTATAAGTCACAGATTCTAGCCGTATGATCAGCTTGATGCTTGCATCAGGGTAGGCTGCCAACATTTCAGAGAAGGGGCTGCttaattttgtgtgataattaGTGGAATACCTTTTTTATTTGGGAGTGCAGCTTGCTGGGGTTGTTGCTGTTAAAGCACTTGGTGGTCCAATAATCGAATTCATCCCTGGTAGAAAGGTATGCAAAGGAAGGATAAAAAATTAATTacttcttttatttattataaagTTTAAACCCATGTAAATGAACTTACTTATATTCAGTACTAACTTCCACCTTTAATTTATACTAGGATTCATCAATTTCACCAAATGAAGGGTGCCTTCCTGATGGCAAACAAGGTTGTTCAGCTGAAAAGTGTTGACTTTGCTGATCATTCATTTTACTTAAACTAATAAAGATTTGATTCAGTGCATAAATGAAGCTTTATCATTCCATTTATTTCTCTTAGCTTCGTTCTACATCTATACGGTTACATGTTGATAATCTTGGAGATGACAGTTTCTTACTTTCTTTGTGATTTGCACTAATTGCGTAGTCTTCTAAGTGTGTTCTACTTGCAACTCCATTTATTTCTTAGGAGAacttttgaaaaaacaaaagcATATTCCAACTGGTGAAGCTCTTGAATATAATAAACAGTGACCGTGAACTGGATTGGATTGCTAATATTGTGAATATAGTTAAAACTGTTATCAGCAACCCTGGAGAAATTATAATATTTGATATAAATTTCTGAGTGCTCTAGGGCTCAGTGTTGTATTTCTCCGCACGTCTTATATCGCTTACTGTGTTCCTCTTTTGGACGCTTTTTTAGGTCCAAAAGAATTAAGGGACATCTTTCACAGCATCGGACTTTCTGAAGACAAGGATATAGTGGCATTATCTGCAGGCCTCAAACTGGTATTAGTATATAATATGGATCTGCATCAAGATATTGATATTTCTCACACATAAATGCAGTTTGTCTTAATTTTCCTTTAATTTTTTTGTGTGTTGCTGCAGGCTGCAAGGGCTGATTCAAAGAGCTCTGGAGTTGAGGGCCCTAAATTTGATAACTCATACTTTGTGTATGATTTACTATACATTCTGACTTCCTTTATATTTTGCCATtgattaaaaagaaaaattctcATTTTTACTTGCCCAAATGGTACTATGATCTCTCAGGAAGCTCCTCAAGCAAGATTCAGGTCTCTTGCAACTTCCCTCTGATAAAGCTCTACTTGAGGATCCAAAATTCCACAGCTATGTGCTACTTTATGAAAAGGTATTGTTAATATAGCTCATACCATGTGGATTGTCATAGTTCAATTATTGCAACACATCAGAAACTGTCATCATACAACTTGCGTCATTTAAGAAGGAAAGTAACACTATAAAACCAGCAAGACCAGCTAAGTAACTGGAGATTTTATCTTTTCATGTTTGTGATCATGTCTTTGCTTCTCTTACATGCGACATCTACCACCCTGCAACTTTTGGTCTCGTATCAGAGCTGCTATAACTCACATGGATGATAAGTCCAGCACGTCTCAACATTGATTGTTATGAAATATTGCGGACCATTATGTCCTTTTGGTGGTTTGATAAGCATAAAACCCCACATGATGGGAATGCCACTGGAATATGTTGTAACTTAGGGAGGTGTTTTACTGTGAGATTCCTGGCACTGAACCTATGGTATGACCGATCCAGGCTCTCAGATCATGAGTGACAGTGAGCAAATGAATGGAATTGCTTGTATCACGATAAAGCAACAATGCTGTTTTAGAGCTTTCTTCTAATTTAACAGTATGAACATCTACAACCTATAAAAAAACAGTATGCACATCTACTGTGGCCAAAAGAGCTGCATAATTGTTAACTTTTCTCTAGCTAAACAGTCTCACTCAAAACTTTTTCTGTAATAATTGATACTTGTTCTGTTACTTTAAACTTAATTATGTGACAGGACCAAAAGGCTTTCTTCAGGGACTACGAAGAGTCACACAAGAAGCTCTCTGAGCTTGGATTACCACATTCATCATTTTTCAGATCTACATTGGAAAAAGGCAGATCCGCATTGGAAAAAGGAACGTTAGCAGTGAAGAACACCCCGGTGGCACAAAGGGCTGTTGGAGTTGCTGTTGCAGCCGCTGTTGTAATATTCAGTTTCTTCTATCTAATCCACAGGAGGAGAGCTAGTAAGCATTCGTCACAGCAGTTCCAGTAACATTGGTGGTGAACTCAATAGAAGTAATAAATTGGAAACCAAAACTGATCACAAGAGACTGGAAACTGAATAGCTCCATGTTTCGTTAttcattaaataataaatcttgGTGTATAATCTCCTTGTTTCATCAATAACTTGAGTGTGTAATCTACTCAAACATGTTAATATAAAAATGTGTCGTTGGTATTCAGAATTCCGTTGTTCAATTATTCCTGATTGAGCAAGAATTGTTCATAGATTGCATGACATTTTGCATACCACTTGGAGAGTGACAAACCTGGTCAGAAAAGAGAACAGAAACTAAGCCAATTACATGAGAAAGAAGAAATAACTTTTTATTGAAGATTAGTTGCCATATAGGCAAAAATAAAAGATGTCTGAATTCCAAAGGCACCAAATAACAATAATTATACCCTGCCTAAAGACATTAGGGTGTTACCAACATACTGCAGACGACCTCCTTGAGGAAGTATGAGTAAAGGAGAACAAGTTTATCTCCAATGATTGTTAAAAATCAATGATCTTACTTAATTTAAAAATGCAATTAGATTACTAATCATAGTTAAAAATCAATAATGTTAGTCAGGCTCGTGGACTCATAGACAAGGTAATGTCTTGAAAAACCCTCAATCTTTTGTCAACTTTCCTTGGAGGGATTCCACTATCTTTAGGCTTGAATGTTTCTTCACTtgagcccagagcagcagcaatTATAGCCTCTTCAAAATCCTTGCTATCAGGCAGCAATCCTGCCCATCTATCCTCTGTTTTCTCTGGTGAAATTGACTGCTTTCTCATCTTATTCTCTGGTTCTCTGAATGTTCCCTGAGACTCTTTTCTCATAAAGTTAGCTGCATTTCCAGATCTTGTTCTTTTAAGACCTTCTGGAAACAGGGTACTCGCCGGCTCTTTCATAATCTTGGATGAATAAAATGGTGGAGCGTCGATATTGAGGTTCATATATGGTTTCAACATGCTCTTTTGCAGTGAAGGAACTATCTGGTTTGTAATGATGTTAGTAGAATTGATGTTCTCATTAGCAAATTCATCTTGAGGTTGGATTGACTTGGCATTACTACTCAAAGTGCTGCTATTATGTTCCTTGCAAGGCTGAGGCTGCCAGATAGCAGAAGAGCCCAAGAATGCATCAAATAGCTTGCTTTGTTCAATTCTATCACCACCTTTATTCATCATTTCAGACTCGAGATCACGGAGCATTTGTTGTGCTCTTTCGTAGGCCTTGAGATGGGAATCTACACCTCTAGGGCCATCTACCACTGCTGGTTTAACTCTCCGAAGTGTCTCTTTCGCTTCGCCAACTCTCCCTTGTTTCATCAAACAAATGCCCAAATTGCACATCTTGTTATTGTCTGGTGCAATTACTAGTGCTCTCCTATAAGCATCTTCTGCTTCAATGTAGTTATTTTGCTGCATCAGCGCCCACCCTAAATTCCCCTGGAAGATATATAAAAAGAATTGATTTTTATCTTATACTATTGTGTAAGACCAAAAGACTAGGAATTTAAAATGTCTCAGAATTGTGTTATTTACCAGTAATCTAGTTGCTTCTTGCTCCACAGAAACCTGAAACTTCTTCCCCTGGGATCTCGCTGTCTTGGTTCGCTTTCCATTAAAGGCCAAACCTTGTTGTATCAAAAACAACTTGTGCCTCAACAGCTTTATTTGGTCATCCAATCTCCCACATCTCTGAAGGTA contains:
- the LOC104243324 gene encoding L-ascorbate peroxidase 3-like produces the protein MAVPVVDAEYRNEIEKARIELQNLIVSKKYSARDLLRLAYACQFSISSAANSHIDDAGSSTSSTDAKIKTQAANNDLRTAIENIKVNHPTITYPDLYQLAGVVAVKALGGPIIEFIPGRKDSSISPNEGCLPDGKQGPKELRDIFHSIGLSEDKDIVALSAGLKLAARADSKSSGVEGPKFDNSYFVKLLKQDSGLLQLPSDKALLEDPKFHSYVLLYEKDQKAFFRDYEESHKKLSELGLPHSSFFRSTLEKGRSALEKGTLAVKNTPVAQRAVGVAVAAAVVIFSFFYLIHRRRASKHSSQQFQ
- the LOC104243323 gene encoding protein POLLENLESS 3-LIKE 2-like, which produces MLQDMWNAPPGFRPTKSAPSSPAKPLGVSRTRSESFHVAHKVPIGDSPYVRAKNVQLVEKDPERAIPLFWAAINAGDRVDSALKDMAIVMKQQNRAEEAVEAIKSLRSRCSDQAQEALDNILLDLYKRCGRLDDQIKLLRHKLFLIQQGLAFNGKRTKTARSQGKKFQVSVEQEATRLLGNLGWALMQQNNYIEAEDAYRRALVIAPDNNKMCNLGICLMKQGRVGEAKETLRRVKPAVVDGPRGVDSHLKAYERAQQMLRDLESEMMNKGGDRIEQSKLFDAFLGSSAIWQPQPCKEHNSSTLSSNAKSIQPQDEFANENINSTNIITNQIVPSLQKSMLKPYMNLNIDAPPFYSSKIMKEPASTLFPEGLKRTRSGNAANFMRKESQGTFREPENKMRKQSISPEKTEDRWAGLLPDSKDFEEAIIAAALGSSEETFKPKDSGIPPRKVDKRLRVFQDITLSMSPRA